A single region of the Gossypium arboreum isolate Shixiya-1 chromosome 12, ASM2569848v2, whole genome shotgun sequence genome encodes:
- the LOC108477190 gene encoding autophagy-related protein 8C-like, which produces MAKSSFKLEHPLERRQAEAARIREKYPDRIPVIVERADKSDVPDIDKKKYLVPADLTVGQFVYVVRKRIKLGPEKAIFIFVKNILPPTAAMMSAIYDENHDEDGFLYMTYSGENTFGIH; this is translated from the exons ATGGCCAAGAGCTCCTTTAAGTTGGAACACCCTCTCG AAAGGAGGCAAGCTGAAGCTGCACGCATTAGGGAAAAGTATCCGGACAGAATCCCA GTTATTGTTGAAAGGGCCGATAAGAGCGATGTGCCTGATATTGATAAGAAAAA ATATCTGGTTCCTGCTGATCTAACTGTTGGTCAATTCGTTTATGTTGTCCGGAAGAGGATCAAGCTTGGTCCTGAGAAGGCTATATTCATTTTTGTGAAGAACATTCTACCACCAACTG CCGCTATGATGTCTGCCATATATGATGAAAACCATGATGAAGATGGTTTCCTTTATATGACTTACAGTGGTGAAAACACATTTGGGATTCATTGA